The genomic DNA TTTGTTTTATCTAGGATGGGAAAATCTTAAGTAGATTTTGTGTTCTTAGCGAAGTTAAAACTGTATTACTCATTGTTAGTTTTTCTCTGACACTTTCAATTGTTTATTGATTTTGGTTGTCTCTGATCTACAATTTGTATCAAAGTTCTGAACATCACATTTCATGATTTGTATCATTTTACAGATTGTAAACATAAAGTTCCCTTATTGAAATTCTTCTTAACCAGAACAGATACTTGTGTGAAGGGTCACCTGCAGTAGATGAAAAAGGAAACCTCCTTTCTGTAAACCTGTGCTTGTATTTATGGAGGATCAATTACATAGTTGACATACAATACCCTGTAAATAAAAGTTAACCTATTTGTGGATTGACAGAAATTCATTTATTGTAAAAAATGATCAGTCGGGAACTTTACAAGGACGTCCTGCCCCACTATGTTGCACTGTAACACACACCCTCTCAGGTAGGATTCTCAGAGGGTGTTTGCTTTGCGTATAAAAATACGGAAACACTTTCTCTGTGAACTTGTGTGAGAAAGAGTAAAGGGGTGTATCGTTGTCATCAGCAGGGTCAAAGAAAGACACTTGGCCCTTGTCCCAGTCCAGTTGCACTCTGACCCTCTTgagtttccctgtgactgtcaagGCTGTTGGAGGTGAGGTCATCGCTCTGTACTCCCTGTCTCGCAGACATATGGTCCAAAACCCGTTCTCCGGCCGGGCCTGGACCTCCACATTCCTGGTGACAGACATACAGGCCACGCCCAGAATCCAGTCGTCATTACATCCTGTTTCCACTACCCAGCAGTGGCTTCCTGAGCTGAGCCCGGTCATGCCCAGGACCTCTGCACTCATGTGGAATCGCTCAGGGTTGTCAGGGAGACGTTGGGGCTGGCTGGTGTACTGAAGGGACGTGAGGTCATGTGACAGGAAGAGGCAGGGGTGGGCTGTGATTGGGTCCAAGGTCACAGGAActgaaaaggaggaggaggaaatggGCCAGAGACAGGAAAAGGGTTTGGGTCACTCACCACTGTTTTAGCTTCTCTCCGCCAGGTTAAAATGCTGTGGGAGTTACCTCCTTATCTCCTCAGCTCTGTTAACCATTGAAATGTACTCACTGTATTCAACATGCAGGAGCATTTTCTTCCAGACTCTGTACTTGAGGTTACGGAGGTGCTTGGCCACATCAATCAACGCCCCTGAAATCCTCTCTGGACCCTGCCCTGTGCACTGGGCTCTGAAATGACAAAATAATAAATTTGTCCTGTTCAGTATTCCAcagcagagagggggaggaaaaaaGAGAGTGATAGACAGAGATGTGGGGGATTTCAACATACCTCTCTATAGTGGCTTTAAAGTTCTGAAAAACAAAGAAAGTGTAATATTGAGGCTGAATAAAAaaactcccatcctctcctcaaaAATGATTGT from Coregonus clupeaformis isolate EN_2021a unplaced genomic scaffold, ASM2061545v1 scaf1050, whole genome shotgun sequence includes the following:
- the LOC121551294 gene encoding zinc-binding protein A33-like isoform X2: MSSSVSLPEEDLSCPVCCDIFRDPVLLPCSHSFCKSCLQRYWDTSALRQCPVCRRRASKRTPLSNLALKNLCEALQQGRSQSSAEGNGVLCSLHGERLRLFCLVDKQPVCVVCQASKIHKNHDCSPIEKAAQDCKNQALETERQIKDQFVKLHLFLYDEEAARLAALKEEEEEKIGVMKSMMTEAAAGMLYLTETITVITQEMTGAEDMTLLQNFKATIERAQCTGQGPERISGALIDVAKHLRNLKYRVWKKMLLHVEYIPVTLDPITAHPCLFLSHDLTSLQYTSQPQRLPDNPERFHMSAEVLGMTGLSSGSHCWVVETGCNDDWILGVACMSVTRNVEVQARPENGFWTICLRDREYRAMTSPPTALTVTGKLKRVRVQLDWDKGQVSFFDPADDNDTPLYSFSHKFTEKVFPYFYTQSKHPLRILPERVCVTVQHSGAGRPCKVPD